A segment of the Zingiber officinale cultivar Zhangliang chromosome 8B, Zo_v1.1, whole genome shotgun sequence genome:
tctttcatttactaggttatgttcatttaatgcttttctatttcattccttagtttaattctatTATTGGTGAAATTGTAGCATAGAGTGACAATGCGCTATAAGATCACTACTAATAGATATATAGGATGTCTTTTATTcattaggattagatttcatacttgcattgctcttttgttccttaggtttaattccatacttgtttgttatttcatatcgtagttcaaaattcaaaacccaaACCCTCCagtttcatatcaaaaatccaaaagCCATAACCAATCTTGAAgttatcatcctatcgttacattctttgggagacgacccgagtcatttctatactactttagtgtagaggggtttggtaactttaattgtaatttgataagctcccgtAGCACGACACTCGAGCTCACATCAAGGCTCTCCAAAGGGAGAACCTTATATGCATAGTTGTGTGTGGAGCTACTTCACCATGAGTTCCTAGAGAAAGATCCTGAAGAATTTGAGAAGGATCCAGAGGAGGATCCTGAAGAATCTAAAGAGGATTCTGAAGAAGTTTCAATGATAGatcaaattgaaaatcttgaagttGGTCCATCTGATATTGCCTCAAATGAGTCCAAGTTGAAGGGGATTATGTTGGCCACTGCagtagtgtctgtcctagtgggagcggTGTCAGCCTATCTAGTTTGTAAGAGTTTTGTTATTGTTACTGTCATTATGTATGAATaatattagtccatttagttcatgtcggtttgttatatgttaacaatatgcgaCATGTTTATAtcaatgatatgttcattcatatgcTGATTACTCTATATGATACATGAAAAATGATTaattcattttattaaatgattagttcatttaattaaagaaatcatgatagaacaataattagttcatttgttgggatgtctGTAATAGTATTaatcaatgttgatttgattgaACCATACAAATGATAAGTGGAAACGTAATTATCACTtggattttgtaaaccaactcaaattaatattgagtcaatcataaattacatgcatatgaattgcactaaatattaaataatatgtttatttaaattagatcatGATAAATAGGAACatcatagctaaactcaataatagagagaaattatatgaggataactacaaaatctagcaactcaagatacaatatgttcttgaggaaaaaGAAGTTCTTGAGGCTATAAAATAAGTTATGGAAGAACCTGTAGATCCCACTACATAGAACAGATGACATCTTGATGCTTATAAggcatagaagaagaagaactccactgctaagggaatattgattagttcaatggcgGATGACCTAGTTTTTGAATATGAGTCGTATCTTACGGTTCATGCAATCTAGGTAACCCTTAAGGAGAAATACAGTAGAGTAAGTCTcggtaagctccgtcagctaacaattaaatttgatagctgtaaaaaatgatggaatgttaccatggcccaacatctcagggagatgagtaatatgattcgagagcttacGACTGCTGGTCAtgcgttgactgatgaacaacatgtTCAAGCAAtaatccgttcccttcctgattcttgggaaacgatgaaacaaaaCCTTATccacagtgagagtattaagactttcactgatgtctcacaccatgttgaacttgaggcggagatgattgaatccgcaaggatttctggtcaagcttttatagctgaaggttctggttccaagaataagaaaagattgtTGGggaaatttccctaggtcaagtttgaccagtttgactaagcttgagttgagtcaagtttgagtcgggatttgaattttgatgtttgacaatataagaagattgttggagcaatcgtctggttgtggagatggtcaaaggattgaccaggttgataagaatacaagtcaagtaggtcaaggttgacaggagacttgactgggaaagtcctaactggaggttaggcatttggaaagtcctagtgaggagctaggcaggaaaaagtcctggtgaggagccaagcaatgggaaagtcctagtgtggagctaggcaggagaaagtcctagtgaggagtcaagcaacgggaaagtcctagtgtgaagctaggcaggagaaagtctaagtctgatcttggcaaaggaaaagttTTGGTGAGGAGCTAGACAATTGAaaaatccaagtgtgatcttggcaaaggagaaagtcctggtgaggagccaggcaattggaaagtccaagtgtgattttggcaaagggtgtaagtccaagcatgtggtcttggcaaggtaagtcctagtatgacttggcaaggaagacctgacaactaggatgaggtcgaaggaagctcctgaaggcaatgcgtgaaggatggggagatatccgagggacgcaaggctaatggaggaggtAGAAGGGCAGTTTGAGGTTGGTCAGGTGTGgctaaatgctaggcatggagacccaataggtcacggttgactcagtttttaaccgttgtctttgaagataaagacaacagtttttacaacggtgaaaaactgttgtcttttccttcaaagacaacattttttcaccgttgtctttgagcgtctacctttaataacagggtcttcaacaacagttttaaactatttacgacaacaatgaaaaatcgttgtctttttttgataaaaaataaaaaaaaaatattaaaatttattatacaattttctagtattataaatcattcaaaatactaaatttgtaaataaaatttaacatataattttctaacattcgaaaataatatttacaacattccgaagaaatttcaaaagcagccaacaaaatgacaacgacactattaaaacaaaggtagaacaacacaacatcctaatcctagaagagtaacacaacatcctaatcttgaaatccagttttgaagagttggatcatttgaactacttttaccatgtacaacactagaagagtaacaaaacactgcttcttaattctcctaatccttcatcttcttcatccttgccatgtttgcatcgtacttggatcgaagtggaccaagtagataaagaaagaagataaactaaatgccttcatcttcttcatccttgcttcttaattctcctaatccttcatcttcttcatccttgcttcttaattctcctaatccttcaaactccgcctgtaagaagaagataaagaaatgtcacttgatctaaattaaatgcctatgaataataaaaaaatctgaaatctcataaagtagacTTAATTCATTAATAATGCATCATATTGAATGCCTCTCCATGACTAGCTTAATAGCCTGTGCTATAGACATGTCTTCATTTGTTTCATACCTGAGTTTGTTAGCCTATAAACGTTGAACAGTCATTTCACAAgagaaatatttccaagttatcaGCACTGCAGATATATGGTTAATAAAGAACTTGCCTCTTCCAGAATGGTTTCAAACACCTTACCAACTTTTTCCACTAGATCTTGAGGCACTTGATGTCCATCACCATCAAAGAGTGCGTAGCTGAAAAATAGAAGTAAATTTGTCTCCATAAGATTATAGTCTCCATGATCAGTGATATATGTTAGTTATTCAGTTAACCATTACCTCTCCAAGTCATGATCATACAAGACAGAATTGTCACCAGAAGTTCGATAAATTGGTAGACCAAGTCTTCCAATCCAAGATGCCAATGGATTCTCGTTGCAGACACCATGCAACCTAAAGTGTCCAAATTAAAACTTCTAGTCACTGAAATTTTGAAGGCTGGCCACAATCCTCTTCAGAAGGaatgaaaacaaaaacacaaaaaaaGAAGCATACCAGGCTGCTCCCATGTCAACAGGAAAACCAAATGAGTAGTTAGTGTGAACTCGACCACCAATTCTATCCCGAGATTCTAAAAGCACAACCTaaggaataaaaaa
Coding sequences within it:
- the LOC122017713 gene encoding polyamine oxidase 3-like, with amino-acid sequence MGAAWLHGVCNENPLASWIGRLGLPIYRTSGDNSVLYDHDLESYALFDGDGHQVPQDLVEKVGKVFETILEEANKLRYETNEDMSIAQAIKLVMERHSI